CGTCGTCGCCCTCGAGGACGGCGCGATGATCGGTAATCTCGTCGAGCGTGTGGCGGTATTCGCGGATCGCTCCGATCACTTCGGTGAGAGATGAGCGCTCGCGGGCAAGCGCGGCATATTCGCGATTGTTGGAGATTACCGCCGGATCGCTGAGGCGCCGCTCCAGTTCGGCGAAGTGCTCCTCGATTCCCTTGAGCTTGTCGAGCATCGGCACCTGGTTCGCGCAGGCGCCCGGTTGGACGCCGCGCGGTGGCAAAAATTTAGCGCGGCTACCGTCAGTCGGCCAGCCGCGCTACTTCAAAACCGATCCCCCGCCCGCCCGGACGCATCGCAGGGCGTCACGGGCAGCGGAGGTTGCTATGCTACTTTACGGCCGTACTTGCGATTGAACCGCTCGATCCGTCCGGCCGTGTCCACCAGCCGCTGAGTGCCGGTGTAGAAGGGATGGCAATTCGAGCAAACCTCGACCTGCAGCTCGTTGACCGTCGAACGCGTCTCGAACGTATTGCCGCATGCGCAGGTAACTACGCATCGATGGTATTCAGGATGAATTCCCGTTTTCATTGGTGTCCTTCTTGCTCCGAGATTCTATCTCAGCCGGCGGGACCGTTCAATTCGCCTCAAATTCTGCCGATAGAACTTCTAAATCGTCGGCTTTTACCCTTAAATCCTCGGCTTTTACCCTCGCCCGCCGTTTGACCTTTGCAGTCAACATAACCACGAACCGGCGGGTTGTCATTGTCCGCCTGGCGCCAGGATATTAAACTGCGGGGTTTGCAGTGCAGCGAGCGCAGC
The sequence above is drawn from the Candidatus Binataceae bacterium genome and encodes:
- the rpmE gene encoding 50S ribosomal protein L31; protein product: MKTGIHPEYHRCVVTCACGNTFETRSTVNELQVEVCSNCHPFYTGTQRLVDTAGRIERFNRKYGRKVA